Proteins encoded within one genomic window of Scheffersomyces stipitis CBS 6054 chromosome 3, complete sequence:
- the GDH3 gene encoding NADP-glutamate dehydrogenase (go_function oxidoreductase activity~go_process amino acid metabolism), translating to MVLPHEPEFQQAYNELVHALEDSTLFTEQPKYKKVIPVVSVPERLIQFRVSWENDKGEIEVNNGFRVQFNSALGPYKGGLRFHPSVNLSILKFLGFEQIFKNALTGLSMGGGKGGCDFNPKGRSDAEIRRFCVAFMRQLARYIGSDTDVPAGDIGVGGREIGFLFGAYKQMQNNWTGILTGKGLTWGGSLIRPEATGYGVVYYVEKMIEKATQGKESFKGKRVAISGSGNVAQYAALKVIELGGTVVSLSDSKGSIISQTGITQEQIAAIGAAKLKFKSLEEIIVDSASAFSGSNSVEYLAGVRPWAKVGQVDIALPSATQNEVSGEEAQALIEAGVKYVAEGSNMGSTKEAIDIFEANRNNNVWYAPGKAANCGGVAVSGLEMAQNSQRVQWTAEEVDAKLKNIMYTCFENCYETAVKYSAEKNAAGLPSLLKGANIAGFIKVADAMFDQGDVF from the coding sequence ATGGTCTTGCCACACGAACCTGAATTCCAACAAGCTTACAACGAATTAGTCCACGCTCTTGAAGACTCTACCTTGTTCACCGAACAACCAAAGTACAAGAAGGTTATCCCTGTTGTCTCTGTCCCAGAAAGACTCATCCAATTCAGAGTCTCTTGGGAAAACGACAAGGGTGAGATCGAAGTCAACAATGGTTTTAGAGTTCAATTCAACTCCGCCTTGGGTCCATACAAAGGTGGATTGAGATTCCATCCATCCGTCAATTTgtcgatcttgaagttcttgggTTTCGAacaaattttcaaaaatgcTTTGACCGGCTTGTCCATGGGTGGTGGTAAAGGTGGTTGTGACTTCAACCCTAAGGGTAGGTCCGATGCTgaaatcagaagattctgtGTAGCCTTCATGAGACAATTGGCCAGATACATCGGTTCTGATACTGATGTTCCAGCTGGTGACATTGGTGTTGGTGGCCGTGAAATTGGTTTCCTCTTTGGTGCCTACAAACAAATGCAAAACAACTGGACTGGTATCTTGACCGGTAAGGGTTTGACCTGGGGTGGTTCCTTGATTCGTCCAGAAGCCACGGGTTATGGTGTTGTCTACTACGTCGAAAAGATGATCGAAAAGGCCACTCAAGGTAAAGAATCCTTCAAGGGTAAGAGAGTTGCtatttctggttctggtaaTGTCGCACAATACGCTGCTCTCAAGGTCATTGAATTGGGTGGTACAGTTGTTTCCTTATCTGATTCTAAGGGCTCCATCATTTCCCAAACCGGTATCACGCAAGAACAAATCGCTGCCATTGGTGCcgccaagttgaagttcaagtctttagaagaaatcatcgtGGACTCTGCTTCTGCTTTCTCCGGCTCCAACTCCGTTGAGTACTTGGCTGGTGTGAGACCATGGGCCAAGGTTGGCCAGGTCGACATTGCTTTGCCCTCTGCCACTCAGAATGAAGTCTCTGGTGAAGAAGCTCAAGCTTTGATCGAGGCTGGTGTCAAATATGTCGCTGAAGGTTCAAACATGGGTTCCACCAAGGAAGCCATTGACATCTTCGAAGccaacagaaacaacaacGTCTGGTACGCTCCAGGTAAGGCTGCTAACTGTGGTGGTGTTGCCGTCTCTGGTTTGGAAATGGCCCAAAACTCACAAAGAGTCCAATGgactgctgaagaagttgacgcaaagttgaagaacatcaTGTACACTTGTTTCGAAAACTGTTATGAAACTGCTGTTAAGTACTCTGCTGAAAAGAACGCTGCTGGCTTGCCATCCTTATTGAAGGGTGCCAACATTGCTGGTTTCATCAAGGTTGCCGACGCCATGTTCGACCAAGGTGACGTTTTCTAA
- a CDS encoding predicted protein produces the protein MDNRKVYSSYRDRIRSISVPYRNQNGFLSKVKSLFNSSINEGKPSEDSSLSSEAQTSKIDTPLKRKSESLAVESTTANEILSSFFKEKGDRNLTEVEYEGVMALLSKSRANTPVKRQRLNQDFGNDTENSILNEKSLPPRSAAVDISKVFATPSAQKTLRNVNATMIHDQSSLITDYSPVYHTINESFGNRSISSVKRVYQFSGLPSPYRTRIRAPKSSSLRSSKSKTSSNDVQMNLRKEKSITNKSINTSAIHKPRSAAATTLLSILDGKQTDSEDNVNPTKANIGRFSNPYSSQPSIKKMNKIETVNNTHKNTITANDINKTISYDKSQTLPTTIKLDDTFPKSKTNLTHRTEARVENVQIPNKTNGYPAFKANGTSTNSIPSVLPTVKNAIPKENINFSSKTTKSSIPNFSPEPAESEYEFPELTPIEVGLDAAKVIQYEMLFNF, from the coding sequence ATGGACAATAGAAAGGTGTACAGCTCCTACAGGGACAGAATAAGAAGTATTTCTGTACCTTACCGAAATCAAAATGGATTTCTTTCAAAAGTTAAGAGCCTTTTCAACAGCAGTATCAATGAAGGAAAACCAAGTGAAGACTCATCATTATCTTCAGAAGCCCAAACATCAAAGATTGATACTCCtttgaagaggaaaagcGAAAGTCTTGCTGTagaatcaacaactgcGAATGAAATTTTATCgtcattcttcaaagagAAGGGAGACCGAAACTTGACAGAAGTAGAATATGAAGGCGTTATGGCTCTTTTGTCCAAGTCAAGAGCCAATACTCCCGTAAAGAGACAGAGGCTAAACCAAGATTTCGGAAATGACACagaaaattcaattttgaatGAAAAAAGTTTGCCACCACGTTCTGCTGCAGTCGATATTCTGAAAGTATTTGCTACCCCTTCTGCTCAGAAGACTTTAAGAAATGTTAACGCTACAATGATCCACGACCAGTCTTCCCTTATTACAGATTATAGCCCCGTATACCACACCATTAACGAAAGTTTTGGTAACAGAAGTATTTCATCTGTCAAACGTGTCTATCAATTCTCAGGATTGCCATCGCCATAtagaacaagaataagaGCCCCCAAGTCATCATCTTTGAGATCGTCTAAATCCAAAACTTCATCAAATGATGTCCAAATGAATCTaaggaaagagaagagcATTACCAACAAGTCGATTAATACTTCAGCCATCCACAAGCCGCGCAGTGCAGCTGCAACAACGTTGCTTTCAATTCTAGATGGAAAACAGACAGATAGTGAAGATAATGTCAATCCTACGAAGGCAAACATAGGGCGCTTTTCAAATCCGTACTCGTCGCAACCGTCgataaagaagatgaataAGATCGAAACCGTCAATAATACACATAAAAACACGATCACTGCAAATGATATAAACAAAACTATATCGTATGATAAATCACAAACTttgccaacaacaataaaaCTTGATGATACTTTCCCGAAGAGTAAGACTAATTTAACCCATAGGACTGAAGCAAGAGTGGAAAATGTACAAATACCAAATAAAACAAACGGTTATCCAGCATTCAAGGCAAATGGTACTAGTACCAATAGTATCCCATCAGTTTTACCAACTGTCAAAAATGCTATACCAAAGgaaaatatcaattttAGCCtgaaaacaacaaaatcTAGCATTCCTAACTTTTCGCCAGAACCTGCTGAAAGTGAATATGAATTCCCAGAATTGACACCAATAGAAGTGGGCTTGGATGCTGCTAAAGTTATTCAGTATGAGATGCTATTCAATTTTTAA
- a CDS encoding pH responsive protein 1 precursor: MNFAIVSIFVLFVFQSAFADDKTTPPVEVVGNKFYFSNNGSQFLMRGIAYQQNTANSTENLSFIDPLADEKTCERDVKYFKELNTNTLRVYAVNGSLDHDACMDIFSEAGIYIIADLSEPDLSINRNNPEWNLDLYKRYTEVVDMFEKYPNVLGFFAGNEVTNDKSNTDASAFVKAAVRDTKKYIKDKQYRNIPVGYSSNDDEDIRVAIADYFACGDLDERADFFGINMYEWCGESTFKTSGYSDRTDEYKNLTIPVFFSEYGCNEKRPRKFTEVGAIFSDDMTDVWSGGIVYMYFEEQNKYGLVSIKGDEVQTLDDYKYYKSEINNISPNYAKSSTASVEATQTFACPASASTWRAAVKLPPTPDEDFCECMASTYECVIRDNVPQKNFKNLYSEICGQIDCSPISVNGSKGEYGSVSFCSDKDKLSHVLNEYYLSSDRHSSACDFNGSATLAKSVETGKTCSAKDGSVNSAGSSNSKSSDTSQSTSTSTKSSGAIQSFQIASKYDLLAISIFMGCLFSGATILFI; this comes from the coding sequence ATGAACTTCGCGATTGTTTCAATCTTTGTACTTTTCGTCTTTCAATCGGCTTTTGCTGATGACAAAACTACCCCTCCTGTGGAAGTTGTGGGTAACAAATTTTACTTTTCAAACAATGGTTCTCAATTCTTAATGAGAGGGATCGCCTACCAGCAAAACACAGCCAATtcaactgaaaatttgcTGTTCATTGATCCTCTTGCTGACGAGAAGACTTGCGAAAGAGACGTCAAGtatttcaaagaattgaacacAAATACTTTGAGAGTTTATGCTGTAAATGGGTCATTAGACCATGATGCATGTATGGATATTTTCTCAGAAGCCGGTATTTATATTATTGCTGATTTATCAGAACCAGATCTTTCAATTAATAGAAACAATCCAGAATGGAATCTTGATTTGTACAAGAGATACACAGAGGTTGTCGACATGTTTGAAAAGTATCCAAATGTGTTGGGATTTTTTGCTGGAAACGAAGTTACAAATGATAAATCCAATACTGATGCATCTGCGTTTGTTAAAGCTGCTGTTAGAGACACTAAGAAATACATCAAAGACAAACAATACAGAAATATACCTGTCGGATACTCATCAaacgatgacgaagataTTAGAGTTGCAATTGCTGATTACTTTGCCTGTGGTGATTTAGACGAGAGGGCTGACTTCTTTGGGATAAACATGTACGAATGGTGTGGAGAGTCTACTTTTAAGACTTCGGGTTACCTGGATAGAACTGACGAGTATAAGAATTTGACTATTCCTGTGTTTTTCTCAGAATACGGTTGTAATGAAAAGAGACCAAGAAAATTCACAGAAGTTGGTGCCATCTTCAGTGATGACATGACTGATGTATGGTCTGGTGGAATTGTCTACATGTACTTTGAAGAGCAAAATAAATATGGTCTTGTTTCAATTAAAGGGGATGAGGTACAAACCCTTGATGACTACAAATACTACAAAAGTGAGATTAACAACATCAGCCCCAACTATGCTAAATCATCTACTGCCTCAGTGGAAGCCACCCAAACATTTGCATGCCCGGCTTCTGCCTCAACTTGGAGAGCAGCAGTCAAATTGCCCCCAACTCCCGACGAAGACTTCTGCGAATGTATGGCTCTGACTTATGAATGTGTTATTAGAGATAATGTTCCGCAgaagaatttcaagaatttgtaCTCCGAAATTTGCGGCCAAATTGACTGTTCTCCAATTTCTGTAAATGGTAGTAAAGGTGAGTACGGAAGCGTGTCTTTTTGCTCGGACAAGGATAAGTTGTCTCACGTTTTAAATGAGTATTACCTCAGTTCAGACAGACACCTGTCGGCTTGTGACTTTAATGGTTCTGCTACCCTTGCCAAGAGTGTTGAAACAGGCAAGACATGTAGCGCCAAGGATGGATCTGTTAACTCTGCGGGCAgttccaattccaagagTTCGGATACTAGCCAATCTACTTCGACATCTACGAAAAGTTCAGGAGCCATTCAAAGTTTCCAGATTGCTTCCAAGTATGATTTGTTGGCAATATCTATATTTATGGGATGCCTCTTCAGTGGCGCAACAATATTATTCATTTAA
- a CDS encoding predicted protein, translating into MKFQTTVSAIGVAAAFSSVVAAKYSINSNLYESEFGSYVNPNPRPSKKCPPNDLIKLSACCNEVLSKLDDCKPDDLACECCALQSIKQECYHICPDNPSANFLSVLYEDCAELSEINACALPFKKDYRGGDGGVEEVNSKYLVKSRNKGDSGSQMPKDSYAIMSKLNSNQELHSKEIEPTQPKSKIVGEHKSEHAIKHNSTELGNNTTTTGNSQNSTLNGNRGVNSTSMFNLLYFHLKI; encoded by the coding sequence ATGAAGTTTCAGACAACTGTTTCTGCGATTGGCGTTGCCGCCGCATTCTCTCTGGTTGTTGCTGCAAAATATTCAATCAACAGCAACTTATACGAATCCGAATTTGGATCCTACGTCAATCCCAACCCTAGGCCATCCAAGAAGTGCCCACCGAATGATCTCATCAAGTTATCAGCTTGCTGCAACGAAGTATTGTCGAAATTAGATGATTGTAAACCGGACGATCTTGCCTGTGAGTGTTGTGCGCTTCAGAGTATAAAACAGGAATGTTATCATATCTGTCCCGACAACCCATCAGCGAATTTCTTAAGCGTCTTGTACGAAGATTGTGCTGAATTAAGTGAAATTAACGCTTGTGCCCTTCCATTTAAGAAGGACTATCGTGGAGGGGACGGTGGTGTTGAAGAGGTTAATTCCAAATATTTGGTCAAATCGAGAAATAAAGGCGACTCAGGAAGTCAAATGCCGAAAGATTCATATGCCATTATGTCCAAACTTAATTCTAATCAGGAATTGCACTCTAAAGAGATTGAACCTACTCagccaaaatcaaaaattgTGGGAGAACATAAACTGGAGCATGCCATTAAACACAATTCGACCGAATTGGGAAACAACACCACAACTACTGGCAATAGTCAAAATTCTACCCTTAATGGTAATAGAGGTGTCAATTCAACTAGTATGTTCAACTTGCTTTATTTTCATCTAAAGATTTGA
- the ERG26 gene encoding Sterol-4-alpha-carboxylate 3-dehydrogenase, decarboxylating (go_function 3-beta-hydroxy-delta5-steroid dehydrogenase activity~go_process steroid biosynthesis) — MTMKLNSVLLIGGSGFLGLHLIEQFYRHCPNTKLYVFDVRPLPDKLASYFTFPPEQIGFFKGDLTSEKDVSEAISESKCDVIVHSASPMHGLAQEIYTKVNVQGTQNVIEVAKKLKVKALVYTSSAGVIFNGQDVKNANESWPYPEVHMDGYNETKAIAEAAVMEANDKNGLLTVCLRPAGIFGPGDRQLVPGLRASAKLGQSKFQLGDNNNLFDWTYVGNVADAHVLAAQKVLDPLYAESLGGETFFVTNDAPTYFWTLARTVWKADGYIDKYYIKLNRPVAIVLGYFSEFFSKLAGKEPGITPFRVKVVCAHRYHDIIKAKTVLGYRPAVDLELGIRYTLEWMDETS, encoded by the coding sequence ATGACTATGAAACTTAACTCTGTTCTCTTGATTGGAGGCTCTGGTTTCCTCGGTCTACACTTGATCGAACAATTTTACAGACATTGCCCTAACACAAAATTATATGTGTTTGACGTGCGTCCATTGCCTGACAAGTTGGCTTCCTATTTTACGTTCCCGCCAGAACAGATTGGATTTTTCAAGGGAGACTTAACTTCTGAAAAAGATGTGTCAGAGGCCATAAGCGAGTCCAAATGTGATGTTATTGTTCATTCTGCTTCACCTATGCATGGGTTAGCGCAAGAAATTTACACGAAAGTCAATGTTCAAGGTACACAGAATGTGATTGAGGTTGctaagaagttgaaagtcAAAGCTTTGGTCTATACATCATCTGCCGGTGTGATATTCAATGGTCAAGACGTCAAAAATGCCAATGAATCGTGGCCATACCCAGAAGTCCACATGGATGGATACAATGAAACAAAGGCAATCGCCGAAGCAGCAGTTATGGAAGCTAACGATAAGAACGGGTTGTTAACCGTGTGTCTCAGACCAGCCGGTATATTTGGTCCTGGGGACCGCCAATTAGTTCCTGGTCTAAGGGCAAGTGCCAAGTTGGGCCAATCGAAGTTCCAATTAGGCGataacaacaacttgtttgATTGGACATATGTGGGAAATGTTGCCGATGCTCATGTTTTGGCAGCACAGAAAGTATTGGATCCATTGTATGCAGAAAGCCTTGGTGGAGAAACCTTCTTTGTCACAAATGATGCCCCAACCTATTTCTGGACTTTGGCCAGAACTGTTTGGAAAGCTGATGGTTACATTGATAAGTATTACATTAAATTGAATAGGCCCGTTGCAATCGTCTTGGGTTATTTCTCAGAATTCTTCTCAAAGTTGGCTGGAAAGGAGCCAGGTATTACACCTTTTAGAGTGAAGGTTGTCTGCGCTCACCGTTATCACGACATCATCAAAGCGAAAACAGTTCTTGGTTACAGGCCAGCAGTGGATTTGGAACTTGGTATTCGCTACACCTTGGAATGGATGGACGAAACTTCATGA